Part of the Bacillus cabrialesii genome is shown below.
ACCAAGAACTGTTTTCATGAAGTTTAATGACATTTCAAGTGAAGCCATTGGTCCTTCAGAGTAAACGCCGCCACGTGCGTTAAGAAGCGCAACTTTTTTGCCGCCCATTAAACCAACTGGACCTTCTTGTGTGTATTTGAATGTAACGCCCGCACGAGACAGGTAATCAACATAAGTATGAAGCACTGCCGGCACTGTGAAGTTCCAAAGCGGGAATGCGAAAACAACTTTGTCAGCTTTTACAAACTGATTCAGATATTTGTCAGCAATTGCTGCTTGTTTTTTCTCTTCTTCAGTCATTACCATTCCTTGGCCTGCTTTAAATGTTCCGTTAATCATATCTCTTCCAAGGTAAGGAAGGTTTTCTTTATGAAGATCTAATTCAACCACTTCATCAGCAGGGTTGTTTTCTTTATAAGCAGCTAAGAAAGCTTCGTAAAGTTTAGTTGAAACGCCTTCTTCGGCTGTACGGTCGCTTGATTTTACAAATAATACTGTAGACATTAGTATTCCTCCCGGTAAACTTTTTATATTTACTTACAAATAGTATGTTACTTTCTTTTTTATGCAAAGTCAATCACTTTATTTTGAATATGAGATTTTTTTCAAAAAAAAGCAAGTACATCTCATATCGGTGTACTTGCTTGTCATTTTTACTGTGAATCTTGTTCACGATCCAAAATCTCATACGTCTGTGAGCTTTTTTGATCAATCGTTTCTTTATTGGATAGATCTTTAACCTGTTCGTGAAATTCTCTTTCATATGAGGGGGCATCTGTCTCCAAATCATCCTCCATATCGGCTTGGGCTTCAACTGTCATTCTTGCGTAGGGAACAGCTTCAAGCCTTTCGTAAGGTATGTCTTGGCCTGTTTTTTCGCACACGCCGTAAGTTCCGTCTTTCATTTTTTGTAATGCGTGGTTGACCTCCTCTAACAGCTCCCGGTCAATTTCTCTCACCGTTTGGTCTGTCATCCGGTCTGTGACGAGTGTGCCGTGGTCTGCCATATGGTTGTCAACTCCATTGGAAAGCTCCCCCACTTCTTCCGCCATTGATTCAGTCTTCTTTTTCTCGCCTGACAATTCTTTTTGCATATTGAGCAATTTATGATAGAGATAGTGTGTTTGTTCTTTTGTCAGTGACATGTGTATCCTCTCCTTTCTATCCTGTTTCCCGTTTTGCCTCCTGTCAAACATAGGAACTTTAATAGAAAGATGAGCTACTGTCTTTTGGAACGGATCGTGACCGCCGGCGATGATGGCGTATCCAGATTTCGTTGGCGCTTTTTCCCTTCTCTTTTTGCAGGGTATAAGTCGTGTAAACAGAGTAATGTGCGCTCTGTTCTATTTTTTATATAAAAAAAGCCTAACCATTTTTGAACGGCTGGCTCATCAAATATTCAGCTGCACAAGTGCTTTGTCAGCACCGCTTGAACTTCGCTTAAATCGGTGTCTTTCGCAAATTCTAATTCGAACGTTTTGCTTCTTGTCATCAACAAAAGCCCAGTGTCCGGATCAAACATTCCCGCTTCTTGGATCGCAAAGCTTTCAATTGTTTTATATGGAAGAAATACACGAACCTTCTTTTTAGAAAACATTTTATTGTCAAAGAAAATGATCCGCTTATTTGTAAAGCAAATTTGGTCCACTCGGAGCTTATAAATCGATTCTATTCTTTCCCCTTCAACGAGCAAAGCTTCAAGCTTCTTGGCGTCCGTTGATCTGCTAACAGAAAAAATACCCAATGAAGAACCCCTCTTTCTGCATTTATCTATTTGTTTTATCATTCATTACATAAAAATAAGTCCTTTATCCCTATATAAGGATACGACATAGACGACATTTAAACCATTACGAACAGATTACATTTTTCAAATTTTTGATTTGTTTTTTGTCTTTTGTGTTGTTGTCATCAAGTAATACGCACCTATAGAGAAAAAAGTTTCAATATTCAGCAATATTTTTTTAAAAAAAGAGCGATTTTTTATATTTTCATTGAATTTGTTTTATTTTTCCTGTTTCAACCATAGAAAAAACCGCAGCTGAGCTGCGGTTTTATGTATCTGCTTAGAAAGCCTTTTGCCTGATGCTTCGAGGGTTCAGGCATTAAACCTCTTCGAAGTATTCTTTATAATAGCCGCCGACTTTATTCGTATTGTCGATCACAAAGAGAAACTCCTCTGTTTCATTTTTTACTTCGTATTCTTTTCCCGGCGTTAAAACGCGGTTCACGATATATTTTTTTGCGTTTGTCTGCACACATTTTACCTTTTTGATTGTTTCTTTTTCAAGCCAATTGTTATGAATCATACATGAAATCTCCTTTACTTATCTATAAGCTTATTGTAGCTTTTTTCTTTTGTAAATTGCAATATCAGTTATTCATTGATTTTGCCTTGTTTTCTATTATAGAATGTTTGTATGCGCTTACTCTTTCAGTAAATTACACAGCTTATTTCTGCTATTCAATCAAGAAACGAATGGATTATCACCAGGAATCTCAGAACAGACCATAAAAATTGACTGGAGGTTTGTTACGGATGAGTTCTTTAACGATGCAAGTGACGAAAAGGCTGGAGACATTTTTACAGGGAACAAAGAAGCTTTATATTGACGGAAAGTTTGTCCCGAGTGCCTCAGGGGCCACCTTTGACACTCCCAACCCGGCGACCGGCGAAACCTTGATGACGCTGTATGAAGCCCAGGCTGCGGATGTGGACAGAGCGGTTAAAGCTGCCCGGAAAGCCTTTGATCAAGGCGAATGGAGAACAATGTCTCCGGCTTCGAGAAGCAGACTGATGTATAAGCTGGCAGACTTAATGGAAGAGCATAAAACTGAGCTTGCTCAGCTTGAAACGCTCGATAACGGAAAACCGATAAATGAAACGACGAACGGGGATATTCCGCTGGCTATTGAGCATATGCGCTATTACGCCGGCTGGTGCACAAAAATAACAGGACAGACGATCCCGGTTTCCGGAGCCTATTTTAATTACACGCGCCATGAGCCTGTCGGCGTCGTCGGCCAGATCATCCCATGGAATTTCCCGCTCCTGATGGCGATGTGGAAAATGGGCGCGGCTCTTGCAACAGGCTGTACAATCGTGCTCAAACCCGCTGAACAAACACCGCTTTCAGCTCTTTATTTGGCCGAATTAATAGATCAAGCTGGTTTCCCAGATGGTGTCATTAATATCATTCCGGGCTTCGGTGAAGATGCGGGAGAAGCGCTGACAAACCACGAAGCAGTTGATAAAATTGCCTTTACCGGTTCCACTGAAATCGGAAAGAAAATCATGTCTGCCGCTGCGAAAAGCATTAAGCGTGTTACATTGGAGCTGGGAGGAAAATCGCCTAATATCCTACTGCCGGATGCGAATTTGAAAAAAGCGATTCCAGGCGCTTTAAACGGTGTGATGTTTAACCAGGGCCAAGTCTGCTGTGCAGGATCCCGCGTTTTTATTCATAAAGACCAATATGATGAAGTTGTTAATGAGATGGCGTCCTATGCTGAATCACTCCGCCAAGGAGCGGGACTTCATAAGGATACACAAATCGGGCCTCTCGTGAGCAAGGAACAGCACGAACGCGTTCTTTCCTATATTCAAAAAGGAAAAGACGAAGGAGCAAAAGCAGTGGCTGGCGGAAGCTGTCCTTTTGAAGAAGGATATTTTGTCGCACCGACTGTGTTTGCAAATGTTGATGACGAGATGACCATCGCAAAAGAAGAAATTTTCGGACCGGTACTGACTGCCATTCCGTACGAAACAGTCGATGAAGTTATAGAACGAGCGAATCATTCAGAATACGGACTCGCGGCCGGACTATGGACCGAAAACGTCAAGCATGCCCACTATATCGCTGACCGTCTTCAAGCTGGGACGATCTGGGTGAACTGCTATAATGTGTTTGACGCTGCGTCTCCGTTTGGCGGTTATAAACAGTCAGGACTCGGACGAGAAATGGGATCATATGCCTTAGATAACTACACAGAAGTCAAAAGTGTATGGATTAATCTCGAAGATTAATTTGTATGCCAAAAAACTGCTGCCTGCCAGCAGTTTTTTTGTTTCTGTAATGGCGGTAAAAGACGCTGAATATATATGCTTCTGAAGGAGTTGAGCGTGATGGGCACACTTCAGGAGAAAGTGAGGCGTTATCAAAAGAAAACCATTGCAGAGTTAAAAGACAGGCAAAATGCTGACGGTTCGTGGACATTTTGCTTTGAAGGACCAATCATGACAAATTCCTTTTTTATTTTGCTCCTCACCTCACTAGATGAAGGCAAGAATGAAAAAGAACTGATATCAGCGCTTGCAGCCGGCATTCGTGAAAAACAGCAGCCCGACGGCACATTCATCAACTATCCCGATGAAACGAGCGGAAATATAACGGCTACCGTCCAAGGATATGTCGGGATGCTGGCTTCAGGATGTTTTCACAGATCTGACCCGCACATGAAGAAAGCGGAACAATTTATCATCTCACATGGCGGTTTGAGACATGTTCATTTCATGACAAAATGGATGCTTGCCGCGAACGGGCTGTATCCTTGGCCTGTTTTGTATTTACCATTATCACTCATGGCGCTACCCCCGACATCACCGGTTCATTTCTATCAATTCAGCACATATGCCCGAATTCACTTTGCTCCAATGGCTGTAACACTCAATCAGCGATTCGCTCTTAAAAACCGTAATATTTCATCTCTTCGCCATCTCGATCCGCACATGACAAAAAACCCTTTCACTTGGCTTCGATCCGACGCTTTTGAAGATAGAGACCTCAGTTCTATTTTGACACATTGGAAACGCATTTTTCATGCCCCATTTGCTTTTCAGCAGCTTGGCTTACAGACGGCTAAAACATATATGCTGGACCGGATTGAAAAAGACGGAACATTATACAGCTATGCGAGCGCAACCATATTTATGGTTTACAGCCTTCTGTCACTTGGCGTGCCGCAGCACTCTCCTGTCATTAGAAAAGCAATTTACGGCATCAAATCACTAGCGACAAAGTGCAGCGGAATGCCTTATCTGGAAAACTCTACATCAACTGTTTGGGATACAGCTCTGATTAGCTATGCCCTTCAAGAAAACGGCGTGACCGAAACCGACGGCTCGATTACAAAAGCAGCCGCCTTTTTGCTAAATCGCCAGCATACCAAAATAGCAGATTGGTCTGTCAAAAATCAGAATGCAGCTCCCGGCGGCTGGGGATTTTCAAACATCAATACAAATAACCCTGATTGTGACGACACTGCAGCCGTATTAAAAGCGATTCCCCGCCGTTTTTCTCCTTCGGCCTGGGAGCGAGGGGTGTCTTGGCTTTTATCAATGCAAAACAACGACGGCGGATTTTCTGCTTTTGAAAAAAATGTGAACCATCCACTGATCCGCCTTCTCCCGCTTGAATCCGCCGAGGACGCGGCAGTTGATCCTTCAACCGCCGACCTCACCGGACGTGTACTGCATTTTTTAGGCGAGAAAGCCGGTTTCACAGAATACCATCAACATATTCAGCGCGCTATAAACTGGCAATTCAAACATCAAGAACAAAATGGGTCATGGTACGGGAGATGGGGTGTTTGCTACATTTACGGCACATGGGCTGCTCTTACAGGTATGCATGCCTGCGGGGTCAGCCGAAAGCATCCTGCTATACAAAAGGCCCTGCGCTGGCTCAAATCCATACAGCATGATGACGGCAGCTGGGGAGAATCCTGCAAAAGCGCTGAAATTAAAACGTACGTACCTCTGCATAGAGGAACCGTTGTACAAACAGCCTGGGCTTTAGACGCTTTGCTCGCATACGAAAATCCCGAACATCCATCTGTTGTGAAAGGTATGCAATACCTAACTGACAGCAGCTCTCAT
Proteins encoded:
- the azoJ gene encoding FMN-dependent NADH-azoreductase AzoJ, whose translation is MSTVLFVKSSDRTAEEGVSTKLYEAFLAAYKENNPADEVVELDLHKENLPYLGRDMINGTFKAGQGMVMTEEEKKQAAIADKYLNQFVKADKVVFAFPLWNFTVPAVLHTYVDYLSRAGVTFKYTQEGPVGLMGGKKVALLNARGGVYSEGPMASLEMSLNFMKTVLGFWGVQDLHTVVIEGHNAAPDQAQAIVEKGLQEAKDLAAKF
- a CDS encoding TraR/DksA family transcriptional regulator, yielding MSLTKEQTHYLYHKLLNMQKELSGEKKKTESMAEEVGELSNGVDNHMADHGTLVTDRMTDQTVREIDRELLEEVNHALQKMKDGTYGVCEKTGQDIPYERLEAVPYARMTVEAQADMEDDLETDAPSYEREFHEQVKDLSNKETIDQKSSQTYEILDREQDSQ
- a CDS encoding PH domain-containing protein → MGIFSVSRSTDAKKLEALLVEGERIESIYKLRVDQICFTNKRIIFFDNKMFSKKKVRVFLPYKTIESFAIQEAGMFDPDTGLLLMTRSKTFELEFAKDTDLSEVQAVLTKHLCS
- a CDS encoding DUF6501 family protein, whose amino-acid sequence is MIHNNWLEKETIKKVKCVQTNAKKYIVNRVLTPGKEYEVKNETEEFLFVIDNTNKVGGYYKEYFEEV
- the dhaS gene encoding aldehyde dehydrogenase DhaS, encoding MSSLTMQVTKRLETFLQGTKKLYIDGKFVPSASGATFDTPNPATGETLMTLYEAQAADVDRAVKAARKAFDQGEWRTMSPASRSRLMYKLADLMEEHKTELAQLETLDNGKPINETTNGDIPLAIEHMRYYAGWCTKITGQTIPVSGAYFNYTRHEPVGVVGQIIPWNFPLLMAMWKMGAALATGCTIVLKPAEQTPLSALYLAELIDQAGFPDGVINIIPGFGEDAGEALTNHEAVDKIAFTGSTEIGKKIMSAAAKSIKRVTLELGGKSPNILLPDANLKKAIPGALNGVMFNQGQVCCAGSRVFIHKDQYDEVVNEMASYAESLRQGAGLHKDTQIGPLVSKEQHERVLSYIQKGKDEGAKAVAGGSCPFEEGYFVAPTVFANVDDEMTIAKEEIFGPVLTAIPYETVDEVIERANHSEYGLAAGLWTENVKHAHYIADRLQAGTIWVNCYNVFDAASPFGGYKQSGLGREMGSYALDNYTEVKSVWINLED
- a CDS encoding terpene cyclase/mutase family protein — protein: MGTLQEKVRRYQKKTIAELKDRQNADGSWTFCFEGPIMTNSFFILLLTSLDEGKNEKELISALAAGIREKQQPDGTFINYPDETSGNITATVQGYVGMLASGCFHRSDPHMKKAEQFIISHGGLRHVHFMTKWMLAANGLYPWPVLYLPLSLMALPPTSPVHFYQFSTYARIHFAPMAVTLNQRFALKNRNISSLRHLDPHMTKNPFTWLRSDAFEDRDLSSILTHWKRIFHAPFAFQQLGLQTAKTYMLDRIEKDGTLYSYASATIFMVYSLLSLGVPQHSPVIRKAIYGIKSLATKCSGMPYLENSTSTVWDTALISYALQENGVTETDGSITKAAAFLLNRQHTKIADWSVKNQNAAPGGWGFSNINTNNPDCDDTAAVLKAIPRRFSPSAWERGVSWLLSMQNNDGGFSAFEKNVNHPLIRLLPLESAEDAAVDPSTADLTGRVLHFLGEKAGFTEYHQHIQRAINWQFKHQEQNGSWYGRWGVCYIYGTWAALTGMHACGVSRKHPAIQKALRWLKSIQHDDGSWGESCKSAEIKTYVPLHRGTVVQTAWALDALLAYENPEHPSVVKGMQYLTDSSSHDADSLAYPAGIGLPKQFYIRYHSYPYVFSLLAVGKYLNSIEKETANET